CAAGGTCGTTTCGGATGCCAGGCATCTTGCGCGCCGGGCGGCGTCGGGAGATGGTCGCCTCATCCTGCACACGCACACGAGCCACGACCACTGGACGGCGCTTCTCGCGAAACGGCGCGCGGGCGGGCGCATCGCGATCGTCCGCACCGTGCACGAAACGCGGCAGGCGCGCCGCCGCGCGTTCGACGCACCGCTGTTCGCCGCGTGCGACGGCGTCATCGCGATCACCGAAGCGATGCGCACGGAATTGACGGCGTCGTACCGGCTGTCGCCCGATCGCGTTGCCGTCATTCCCGGCGCGGTCGATACAGACCTGTATCGTTCGGGGCTCGATACCGGGGAGATTTTGCGCGAAATCGGCGCGGGCGAGGAGCCCGTCATCGGCATCGTCAGCCGCATCAAAGGCGGGAGAGGGCACGACGTCCTGTTGCGCGCGTTTCGCCAGGCGCTCGACACGGGGATGAACGCGCGGCTTGCGATCGTCGGGCGAGGCGAGGGGCGCGAAGCGATCGAATCGCTTGCGCGCGAGCTTGGCCTCGGGGAACGCACGGCGTTTCTCGGCTATCGCCGCGACGATCTGCCGCGTATTTATAACGCCATGACCGTGAAGGTGCTGCTCGGCGAAGGCAGCGACGGCACCTGCCGCGCGGCACTCGAGGCGATGGCCTGCGGCGTGCCGGTGATCGCCGCGCCGGTCGGCGCGCTGCCGGAAATTGTTCGCGATGGCGAAACGGGCACGCTGCTGGCAAGGCTCGATACGTCGGAGCTGGCGCGCGCGTTGGCGTGGTATGCCGAACATCGCGAAGAGGCCGCCGTGCGCGGACGATTCGCGCGGACCCATGTCGAGACGCATCACGCGATCGCGGCGCTCGTCGATCGGCACGAATCGTTCCTTGAGCGGATCATGGGTGGAGGCGGAGCATGAACGTGCCCCGTTTTCTTCCGCACATCGAGCGCGCTGCGCTTTTTCTTTTCGCGGCCGCGGCGCCGATCAGTATCACTCTGACGCAGACCGCGTTGGCCGTGTTGCTACTCGCCGCCGCGTTCCGGTTTTCGCGAAACGCCGCGTGGGAATATACGGAGATCGACGTCGCGCTGTTGCTGTTTCTGGCGTGGATGTTCGTCGCGGCAATAATGTCGGAGCACCGCCTGACCGCTCTGACGAGCTTTGCCGGAATGTGGGTGCATCTGGCGTGGTTCGCCCTGCGTTCAGCGAATTTTTCGCGGCGCGACATGAAGACCGCGCTCGTCATTCTTGCGGCGGCGGGCGCCCTTGCCGGCGCTTACGGCGTCGCCCAGGCTTTTTTTGGCGAAGCCGTGCCGCGCCCGCTGGCGCCGAGGGTGCCTCTGTGGCAGCCGCACGGCGGATATTTTCACGCGGTGGGCCTTTTCGATCATCACCTGACCTTCGGCAATACGCTCCTTTTGGTTGCCGGCGCGGCGATGGGTGTCATCGCCCTTTCGGGGCGGCCCTGTCGGAAATTTCTGGGCGCCGCTTTCCTCCTCACGCTCGCGGGCATCGTCGCCAGTTACGCGCGCAGCGCGTGGATCGGCCTTGCCGCCCTGGCGCTCGTCCCGGCGTTTTATCGTGGGCGCGGCGTCCTTCGGCGCGCGGGAATCGCGGCGGCCGTAGCGGTGATCGTATCCGTCGTGGCCGTTTTTGCCGCGCCCGGGTTGCGGCATCGGGTCGCGTCTTCCCTGTCCGCGGGCGGCAATCTCGAACGCTGGTACATCTGGCAAACCTCCGCCGACGTCGTGCGCGAACATCCCGTCGCCGGCATC
This sequence is a window from bacterium. Protein-coding genes within it:
- a CDS encoding glycosyltransferase family 4 protein, whose product is MRIVEMLASRHFTGPAERVLQTATGLAERGHDVAIAHTVVPPGTLAAHGERVGIKRLPDVALRRKGIAVFKVVSDARHLARRAASGDGRLILHTHTSHDHWTALLAKRRAGGRIAIVRTVHETRQARRRAFDAPLFAACDGVIAITEAMRTELTASYRLSPDRVAVIPGAVDTDLYRSGLDTGEILREIGAGEEPVIGIVSRIKGGRGHDVLLRAFRQALDTGMNARLAIVGRGEGREAIESLARELGLGERTAFLGYRRDDLPRIYNAMTVKVLLGEGSDGTCRAALEAMACGVPVIAAPVGALPEIVRDGETGTLLARLDTSELARALAWYAEHREEAAVRGRFARTHVETHHAIAALVDRHESFLERIMGGGGA
- a CDS encoding O-antigen ligase family protein, translating into MNVPRFLPHIERAALFLFAAAAPISITLTQTALAVLLLAAAFRFSRNAAWEYTEIDVALLLFLAWMFVAAIMSEHRLTALTSFAGMWVHLAWFALRSANFSRRDMKTALVILAAAGALAGAYGVAQAFFGEAVPRPLAPRVPLWQPHGGYFHAVGLFDHHLTFGNTLLLVAGAAMGVIALSGRPCRKFLGAAFLLTLAGIVASYARSAWIGLAALALVPAFYRGRGVLRRAGIAAAVAVIVSVVAVFAAPGLRHRVASSLSAGGNLERWYIWQTSADVVREHPVAGIGPGAYRETIDAYRAGYNIKWTTASHAHNSFMMAAVEGGLPGLFLFVTLLLTVAAPFFFALDRAPPGSPERGMAVAFLATVAAFTIASVFQHNFGDAEVVMAFWLVAAAGRNLAVDRPSDQGSGFNV